From the Melospiza georgiana isolate bMelGeo1 chromosome 4, bMelGeo1.pri, whole genome shotgun sequence genome, the window aacagggaAGCCTTGAAAATATGATTGTCcagcaaaagattttgagaatatggaaactatgagtgagattgaaatgaaagcaagctttaaGATatctcagttactgaacaactgaaaaacaatggcatggctggctgaaggtaatccccttttgatggaacaacaccctctgcttgcagacagacccaagggtcagagcagaccctacagcttggcagaaggggcccaaagaggagtttttaggatctaaaatgtaacacagtatggtaatgtaatgattcttacaggctgtatgtaaatgctgtaaGATTTTTATCTTGTACTAAACTAGTTAGTGAAAAatagaatattcagcacagaagaagattcattgtattgtaacaggaactTCACTCCCTTCTGtcctctcttttcctcttgctctctctctctctctttggaGCTCCTCTCTGgggcctgctccgagctgtggctgcagctccagcagggccctgcacccaggccctgtgcaataaaccccaaatcccagcagggccctgtacccaggccctttgcaataaaccccaaatcccagcagggctctgcacccaggccctctgcaataaaccccaaatcccagcagggccctgcacccaggccctctgcaataaaccccaaatcccagcagggccctgcacccaggccctgtgcaataaaccccaaatcccagcagggccctgcacccaggccctgtgcaataaaccccaaatcccagcagggccctgcacccaggccctgtgcaataaaccccaaatcccagcagggccctgcacccaggccctgtgcaataaaccccaaatcccagcagggccctgcacccaggccctttgcaatgaaccccaaatcccagcagggccctgcacccaggccctgtgcaataaacgccaaatcccagcagggccctgcacccaggccctgtgcaataaaccccaaatcccagcagggccctgcacccaggccctttgcaataaaccccaaatcccagcagggccctgcacccaggccctttgcaataaacccccaaatcccagcagggccctgcacccaggcccttggcaataaaccccaaatcccagcagggccctgcatgcaggccctttgcaataaaccctAAGTTCCAAGCCttggcttcagagatctctcgtctccgtCCATCCCGACCATCCTATCCCTGTCACTCCTACAGGAGagtgtttattttctgtgctggaagaaAACAGCCCCAATCtatgaggatttttttctgcagtttggTGTTTCTCTCACTCCTTGTTCCTCCTGCTGtgtacagcagctctgtgggaaaaCTGTGGCCTACAGGGTTGTGCCCCCCAAATCTATGACGACTGTTTGCTAATCCCCTGGAACTTTCAGTGTGGGGATGGATTGGACTGCTCTGGCTCAGCCTTTCCTGAACACCATTACTATTGTTTGCCTGGTATTTGATTCTGTGGCTGCTTTCCCAGGCTCCTTTTCTTTCGATGTGAGAACCCACAGCCTGATACAAGATCAAATCCACAAAATCTTTGGCCACCTACAGCACCcttgtctgcagctctgcacagtgaGATGCAGCTTTAGCAGAGACAAGTGCAGCCAGCACTGAAGCAGTAAATTTGTCTTTATTTCCATTGTATCCATTTTTCCTTGTCCCCGGACCTGGGAAAAGTGGGACACGGGCTGTTGTGAGAAGAGCAGATCTGCTGGTTCTTGGCTTCCTTTCTGCCTCTGTCAGGGTGGGGATTGAAGCACTCAAGACAGTGTTTTGTGTctggactcaggtgtttattatttcttatctctATTACAAGTGGTGAGTTCTACAGCATTCTACTAACAAGCTACAAAATGGCTAGCAATCTTCTGTACATGGTCTTTTAAggctaaactatccaattaagaaatggcacctaaattattttcatgtttaaCCTAATAACTAATCACTCAAAGTctgcaatgcagacttttctgtcGAGTTACACAAAATCACCCAAACCCATTGggatgaagaaggaagaaggtgaagaaggaccACCTACCGTGCTAAACCCTCCATCTTGCTCTAcatatattactatattctaaaaccttaaactctaagttttccaccctgtgatatcacatACTTCTAACCAGCTACACACCCATAATCCCAGCGCTATCTATCAATTTTTGAAGCCTtttccacagcctcaggtcaaatgctGTGTTCTCTTGGGGATCGGCGCATGtgagacagagtagagatccattctgaattaggtgaagtgtctaagaaaggtgaaaagtctgtgaggccagagctgaaggaaaagccgcattccagagacaaggagacagagaaagaaaaacagaaaagactaCGAGGTCAATTTGCCCCCGAcctagaaattcctttgataaagaagaactggtgctaaatgtcacgtgGAAcgaatatgtatgaacctattgtgaaactgtatgcatatacATTTGGAAGGGAGACCTGAGGTCTTCAGGGGCACGCTTGCCTTTTTGGGGAGGCCTGCGTCCGGCGTGCGTCGTAATAAAATCATACCGgactttacaacttttacaaagttgtgaggtttcttcttttctccgcaaaacacatgtcagcacagaaagtctggaattctcagcatccagggttccAACACAGATCAACTGCAGAGAGGGAAATactgaacagcagcagagcctgtggtggggctggcaggaatTATGGCcttgctgggggaaggagaggcCTGACCTGCTGCCCAGGTGCCCAGCTGGCCCCGGGGCATCCCCTGCCACTGCAGCAACAGCCCGGGGCCCacacctgcccagcagcacagaaagaaaCTCCGGAGGGTGTTGAGGCCAAAGCCCTGCCTTGGTATACAGGCTCCTGACCTTATTTTATCGCTCTTGgagtataaaaataataaaagaggGTTTTTTATGTCTCAGCGAAATTGCCAGTTTTCAGGTCATTTCCATTGCCTTGTGTCCATTCCTGGGATACCTGAGGTTCCCTTCACTGCTCACCCCTGGGATTTCTACCCATTGATAAACCCCACTGAGCTCCTGAgtctgagcagccccagccctcagcctttccttacCCGTCAGATTCTCAGATGTCCTAATCAGTCCATGCTGGACCCCAGTTCTGAGCAGGCTGTCTGGCACTGGGGAGTCCAAAACTGGCACCAGTGCTCCAGATGTGTCCTTCCCTGTGCCGCAGGAGGGGATGGGGTAACCTGTGGGCGAGTGCCCTGGCTCCCACACCTGAGGATGCTGTCAGGCCACAGAGGTGCATTGCTGACCCAGGGGTGGCTCACGGCCATCAGGACAGCCAGATGCTTCTCTGGTCCCTCACGTGAGTGTTGCAAATGGAAACATCCCTGCCCAGGTGCAGGACATGGCACAGTTTTCCTCTAGAAACTTCATGACATTCCCACTGGCCCATTTCTCCCTGAAGAgaccagcccagggagcaggggcaCGCCTGAGGGACTGAAGGCTGTGGGTGTGCCAGGAGTGAGTAAACaagaaggaaagaggaagaaacaagtagaaaagcaaagcccagcccagccccagccctctgtgctgtgtcacctccccagggactgggagagaggaggcagaacctgcaggaaaagaggggagaaaagaTGCTGGACTGAAGCTGAACCTGGGAAAGTACAGGAAAGGCGTTTCCCCAGGGGTTTCTTTAGTCATTATCTTGGGTTTTCCTCGGTACCTGAATCAGTAACTAAAAGTTTGTGTTACAGCAATAAATCAAATGAAATTCCTCAAGCTGAGAGGGTTCTGCCCGTGGTGGCCGGGACTGAGGCcaggcctgggctgggagcagcactgatTTCCCTCTGAagcctctccttcccttcttcccaggcCAAACCGTGTTGTGCCCTCCAGTGCTGACACAAACCTGCTCAATTCTTGCAAGAGCAGATGGAGTTCAGGCCCAGACTCACAGGTATGTCCCTGTGAgatgccctgtcccagctccacacccgaggtgtccctgcaggtgcccGGGCTGGACCCtgtgccccaggctgtgcttggcagcagcccctgggcagaAGCTGCGACCAGCCCTGTGCACAGACcccacagctgggccagggaaAACAGGGATCTCAAACCGCCTTTCAAACCTGTTCTGAGGTGCCACACTGTCTGGGTTTGAGACCAGCTGGGAGACTGATTTACTGCTGTAACACACACCCATCAGCACGGAATGccttgggctgggagggaccacACAGCTCACGCAGCTCCGTGCCCCTGCCGTGAACAGGGATGGCACCCACTGCACCATGCTGCTCCAGGCCCATCCAGCTCAGCCCAGGAAACTGCCAGCCATGGGGCAGGCACCACTGCAAAAGCCAAAAATCACTTACTGGGCAtttacaaggaaaagaaaaagaaaatgggaaaaaaacccccaaacaaacccacTTTGATTAAGAGCCCTCCAAGCAGAGTAACCTGTGACCTTTTGTAAGATTCCTTGGAGAGAAAAAATCATTTTTGACACTGTCTCCTGCATCAAATACCAAGTGCTTCAGCCTCAGGTCTCTGACAAAGTCTGCTGGACAGCTTTAGATTCACACAACAAACCCTCTGTCTGGGGcaatgggctgcccaggctgagcaccTGTGCTCAGGTACAGCCTCAGGGCCAGGTGCAATCCAGCAGGTACCTGAATCACGGTGGCTGCCAGATGGTCACTGTGACAATCTGTGACAATCCTGCTGGCAGATCTGCACTGGCCATGTTCAAAAGGGCCCTTTTCCCAAGTGTAACCATTGCAAGTGAGTAGGAAAAAAGACCAAAACTTCAAAAGTGGCAAGTGTGAGCCAGGAATTATCAGTTAATGATATTACCAAGGAATATCCCAAAAGGAAAGCACAACATAAAAGAAGAAAGGTGAAAAATAGTAAAGTTTAatagttaaaagaaaaacatacagATCTAAGCAAAACCTCTGGGAATCAATAAAAAACTGCCAAAATATCAATAAAGTATCAACAGCACTGGGGACAACAGCTCTCAGACCTGTGTGAAGACACACAGGATCCTGAGCAGATCCACTCTGGACACTGCTGAGGACAGGGGCAGCAGTGGTGTCCTGCAGATCCCTGGATCTGTACCTGGAACAGAACAACAACCATTTGATCCCAGACAGAAGGAGGAGGGAGCACAAACACGTGAGCTGGGCGAGTCTGGGCCGTGCTGTCCACCACACAGTCAGTCAGCCACTACCCAACAGCTCACGGGGTTCTGGAAGCACCTGGAgagtccctgccctggctctgtgatgtgccagggctctgctggatCTCAGCGCAGCTCTCCTGCCCCAAGCACAGCACACCTTCCCCAGCCCGAGCATTTGGGACTGCCCAAAGGAAATTCCAACAGGGCACTGGAACTAAAATGGCAGCACTGCAAGGAGCCCATAGGGGGACAGCACAAATGGACTGAAACCCCGTGGAGGAACACACCACACAGAGCATCACAGAGAGAAACACAAATCAGCCGCCAGGACCTGGCTCTGTGCCTGCCAGCTAAGCCCTCCTGCACCGCCCTGCCACAGTTCCACCACAATCTGGGTAACTCCATGGCCGTGTTCATCCCATCTCCCACGGACACGGAACTGTCCCGGCACCGTCGGGCCATGGACACTGAGGCTCCAAGTGCTCTCGCATGCACAGCTATTGGCAAAGCTCCTCATTTCCCAGCCCAGTTGCGGGTGAGCAAGGACAGGACAGTTCATCTTGCCCTGCTGATGAACTTTCTTCAagttcttcttccttcttttctccctaAGGCACTGTGGGAAGAGCCAGCTGGGAGAATCTGAGGCTTCCCATCAGCAAACCCAGGCCAATCCCATCTGGAACAAGTAACCTATCCTTCACCTGGCCCTTGACCAACTAACTCACCTGTCCTGTTCATACCAAAAAAACTCAGGGAGCCAGTGAGCTGCATGGCCAGACTGTCAGCATGAGCCTTGCTGGGGTAGCTCTTCCTACAGCCCCCAGCACCTGCCTGTTACAGCAATAATCTGCTCCCAGGCAGCACAAGGCTGCTTTCCCCCTGCACGCTCCCCGGCAcgcagcacagctctgtgtctgctgcccaggagagtgtgcccagggctgccaggccaGCACAGCCGCCCCTGCCCGCTCACTGGGGTCACCTGTGCGGGCTGAGCCCCGGGCAGGCGCTCCTGGGTGCCGTGGAGCAGCTGCCCGCGCCGCAGCCGCGGCTCCTCCTGCTCGTACCAGCGCTGCTCGTCGAACTCGGGGAAGAAAAAGGCAATTTCTCTgctggctgaggcagctgagtcTGTCAAAAGAGAGCGAAAGGCAGTGAGATGCCAGTCTGCCACCACAAACACGTGCTGCACTCCAAAGGTGCCTGGCTAGGCTGCACCTGGCCAGGTGTGCGTGGGGTCTGCAGAAGGGAACAAATGGCTCACTCGGAGCCCCAGAACTAAAGCAAAGGCAGACAAAGCACCATCCAAGATGCCTCCCCAAGAACCGTCCAGGAATGCTAGCCTACCTGAGCCATGGGTCGTGTTCCTGGTGTCCGTAAGGCCGTAGGCACCTCGGATGGAGTCTGGGTCGCTGTGTCGGGCTCGGAACACTTTAGTGGGTCCCATCAGGGATCTCCAGAGAGGGACAGCGTTCTCATGGGCCAGGATGTAAGCCCACATGGGGCCACTGCAGCGAGGgcccaggaacagcaggagaaaagatcATGAAGAGCTCATTACAAACAGGTTATTCGTCCTTACAAACCTGCACAGTACAGCTGCCATGGGCTGCCACGCCGGGCCCCGGCGTGCCCTGCCACGGCGCCGGCACTGCTGGCCTACTGCACATGATGACCTGCAGCACCTCCGGGGCGCCACCCGCCAGGTCCCGCTGCCAGAGCCTCCCAGCGCCGCACACGGGGCACGGCCCGTACCTGGCCATGAACTCCACCAGCCGCTGGTAGAAGAAACGCCCTGCGGACGGACACGGACCGGGTGGGCACCGGCCCGGGGCAGCACCCCGCTCCGGCCCCCCGAGCCCGGCTCGTACCTGCGTGCTCCCGGTAGAAGCGGCGGCTCTGCTCCGCGCCGCACCGCACCTCCTTGGCGCGGACGATGAGGAAGCGGTGACGGAGGATGGCGGCGTGCACGGCCTGCGGGAAGAGGCGGCGCTGGGGGGGGTCGTGGCGAGgcctgctgtgctttgctgtgcccggcccggcccggctctcACCTCGCACACGAGCGGATGGGCCACGGCGTCCGGCTTGAGCAGCGCCAGCGTCAGCTGCAGCCGCCGCGCGGGGGCCGCCatggccgggccgggcggcatggggcggggccgggcggcatggggcgggcggggcccggggcgggggcgaggcccggggcgggcgggatcgggggcggggccggggcgcgtCGCGCGGCAGCGGGGACGCGCAGGCGCTGCCATGGCGACGGCGGCGGAGGAGCAGGGCCGGGCCGCGGCGCGGGAGGAGGCCCCGGACGGGAACGGGGCCCGGGACGGGGCCCGGGACGAGGCCGCGGCCGGCGCCGAGGAGACGGTGAAGATCATCTGCCTGGGCGACAGCGCCGTGGGCAAGTCCAAGTGTGTGGGGCGCGGGCGTGCCGCGGGTCGGGCGGGGGTCCCGCGGAGCCGGGCCGCAGCGCGGTGCCGCGGCTCACCGGGACACGCGCTCGCTCTCTCGGCAGGCTGCTGGAGCGGTTTCTGCTCGATGGCTTGTATCCTtggcggcggggagcggggcgggcacGGCGGGTCGCGGCGGAGGGCTCTGCCCCGCTCTTCGGTCCTTAACGCGCCGCAGCCAGCCGCAGCAGCTCTCCACCTTCGCCCTGACGCTGTACCAGCACCGCGCCCGGGTCGGCGGGCAGGACGTCCGCGTGGGTGAGTGGGGCCAGCCCGGGGACGTGGGgtgccatggcagagggagcagctgggaaggcagATCCCCTCAGTCTGGGTATCGGTATCGTGTTTTGATAACCAACACCGCCGTGACAAAGCTGGTGCCCTtctgggacagagctgcagcattgGTGGATGGGGCAAAGTGACTGCCATCATCCCCCTGGGCTTGGCAAAGTGTATGGCACTGTCCCCACGATGTCCTGGACTCTGAGCTGGAGAGACAGGGGTTGGATGGATGGGTATGGATGGACTCCACGTGGAGCCACTGATCATGGctcagtggggctggggctgacaCTGCTCAACGTCTTCGTTGTGACACAGACAGTGAATGCAAATGTGGTCTGGTGGGGACCTGTCTGTATTTGGGCAGTTTAAGAAAGCCACTGTCCATGAGGTCTGACACAGAGTCTAGTCACAGTATCAGTGCAAAGGAATCCCTAAGGAAACTGGCTCATTTGGCTTTGGGTACAGCACCATGCTTGGGTCCAGCTGACAAGAGGTGTGACTACACTGAGATTCTTAACTGAAGCTGTGCCAATTTATACAGCAAACCAGAGCCAGATGTGAACCTACAAACCCAGTGAGAGGGGGGATCTCCACCTGAGGTGCCCCAACAGCTAAAGGCACGGCCGTGTCCAGGTTTGCCCCGTGATTTCTGGTGTACACAGAACTTCATGGACTGGGACCTGTTTGCCTCTGGCTGACTTACCTTCAGCACCTCAGAATGATTCCTGCCCCTGGGAGAGCAGAGTCAGATGTCTGTGAGAGGCGCTGGAGCATTTCCCATGGCAGGGCCCCGAATGACTGACCCTGACTGCTGGGTCAGAattcagcagtgcccagcagttCCTGGAGTTTTAGGTAGTTTCCCGTTGTCATCCCTAGTGACAGAGTGCTAGACATGGCTCTGTGCACTTCTGCCTGTCTTGGTCCTGCTGTCCCACACAACTGTGTCACTGGTGGCTTCTCCTTTGTTGTTGgccagtgccagcactgcccacagctgAGCCCAGTGAGGAAAGGTCCCAGTTTGGCACAACTTCTTAACCCTGATGTGTTTCAGATTGGTGAGGTGAAGCTGAGTTTGTGTCTCTGAGCAGGTGGGCTGTGCTTTGCCTCCTGGGTGTAAGCTGTGAGAAGAGCAGAGCTCGGTGAGTTGTGTCATTGTGAGCTGGTTCTGTGTTACAGATTTCTGGGACACGGCGGGCCAGGAGCGGTTCCGGAGCATGCATGCCTCCTACTACCACCAGGCCCATGCCTGCATCATGGTGAGGGGGTCTCTAGCTGCACCGTGGGAGCGGGGTGCACAATGGTCTCAGTGACACCTGGCCTTTGTGTTACTCTGATGGTTGCACTGCCATGTGTTTCTTGTCTCTTCCTGTGGTTTAAAAAACTTTCCTAGATCATTCTTTCTTCTCTCACCAGATGACCCCCCTGTAGATGGACCTGGCTAGCTCTGGTCTGTCTCTCCTGGTAACCCTTTTCCTCtatcccctggccctgctgtctTCTCAATGTCCTCATGTTTGCCCCTGTTGCCAGTTTTGttggctcctctcctgctcagATCTCCTGGTTTGTCCTGTCACTCTCACTTTCCACTGTTCCACCAGTGATTTTCATTGGTGGTTTAGTTGTCAGAACAGGAGGCCACATCTGATCCTGTTTGGCACAAGCTGTTCCCAGTGCCGGCTCCCTGTGTGGGTGGCAGGGACTTGCCCAGGACACAGGACAGTGTAAAGGACATCAAGGGGCTGTTTCCTGCTGGCTGGGCTTGGCAATACTGTCCCTTTCTCTCTCACCCTTCCTAATAACGCCCAGTTCCCTTGGTCTTGTGTTCCTGGGAACATTCTGGATTGTGTCCTTGTGTTGGTTAGAGCTGTCCTGGGTCAGTCAGTGCTGGGCTGGCCTGGGATAGGTGGTTCTCTCTTGGAAGGTGTTTGATGTGCAGCGGAAGGTCACCTACAAGAACCTGAACAACTGGTACAAGGAGCTGAGGGAATTCCGCCCAGAGATTCCCTGCATTGTGGTGGCCAACAAGATTGATGGTGAGTGTGCCTTCTGCTCCCAGCTTGCCAGGGTCGTGCTGGGATTCACTCCTGTTCTTACTGAGAACCAATGTCCCTTGTCTGTTGGGTCCAGAGGATTTCCTCAgtcccccagggctggctcctgtGCTGACCTCAGCTGCTGTCTTACAGGTGCTTGTCCTGTGTCACCAGCAATTAAAAGTGCAAATTTCAtcaatttcagttttattcaAGTGTGTTTCTTCTAGTTATGTCCTTATCACACTGCCTATTCTATCTATCAAGAGCCCAAAAGTGATTGGAGTAGCACCTGGTCAAAAATGGCAGCAAAAGGAAGCCAAAGCTGTTCTGTGGCTTCCCTGGATCAGTCAGGGATGGCCTTGGTGCTCCTTCAGCCTGCACAGACTCCAGTGTGCTGAAGAGTCTCAATGTAGCTGCTGACAGAACTGTTcacctggctctgcaggaggcTGGAAGGTTCCTCCCATGGGGAATGCCAGGCAGCCCCTGGTGattgctggcacagggctgtggctcGTCTGACGTGTCACACAGAAGACACCACCTTCTGCACCTCCTGCCATGTCTGACTGACCATGTCTTCTTTGTCTGCTTCAGCCGATATGAAGGTGACCCAGAAAAGCTTCAATTTTGCCCGGAAGTTCAGTTTGCCCTTTTACTTTGTGTCTGCTGCCGATGGCACCAACGTGGTGAAGGTGAGATGGGCGTTtgcctgctgggcttggtgtcCACGAGGCCCCTTGGCAGCCCAGGGACAcgggggctgctctgggcacagagagcaggaaatgGTCCATCATTCCAGCTCCGTGTGAGTGGCTGGTGGCTATGGAGAGCTgccaagggtttttttcccctgggatGTGGGAACAGTCTCCATGTGCTACAGAAACCCAATGCCCATGTGCCCCATCCTGTGAGTGACAGCCTTGTCCTTCCCACCAGCTCTTCAACGACGCCATCAGGCTGGCTGTGGCTTACAAACAGCAATCAGGAGACTTCATGGACGAGGTCCTGCGGGAGCTGGAGGTAGGGAAGGCTCTGTCTCTGCACCGTCCTGAGTCCTGTCGGATGAGCAGTTCTACTCTTTTTCCCCTATGGCAAAGGGGGGAAGCTGTGCAGCACGGGAAGCTTTGCCCTCTGCTGGGCCTTGTGTGCTGCTCAgtctgggctgggagggggaagTGGGAACCATCCCGAGAGCTCTCACTGCCCTAGGCAGAGTCTAAAAGAGCCACAGCAGATACAGCTGTTGCAGTCTGTCTTTTCTCAGCAGTTCTTTGTCCTGCTCCTTTCCAGAGCTTTGACCTGCAGAACACAAGCAAGGATTTGCCAGACAAGGGGAAGAGCTGCACTGAAGAGGAGCCCTCATCTGCCTAGGCCTGGACCCTGAGCCTGTTTTCCCCTTGGCTCTGGACTTCGGAGGCCTGTGTGGAGGACAGTGATGCTTCTCATGCCCTAGAGCTGTGGTGGTGGGCAGCCGGGCCTCTTCCCTTCTTGTGGGAGCTCACCTGTGCAGGATCTTCATTTGCTCGGCCCTCGCTGCTGCACATTTCGCTCGGGAGAGGGATGGGAGGACCCACATGATTCCACATGGATGGTGGCTCATTCCCACTGCTCTTTCAGGACAGAGCTGCCTAGCAGAAGTGAGCCATCCTGGACCTGCAGGAGGGACCCTGCCCAGGCACTGTAGTGGTACCTGCTGCAGAAAGCAAACACTAAAGGATATTTTTACAAAGCTATGATGGCATCCTTCCCGCGCTGCTGCTGTAAGGAGGCGGGTCCCAGGTTGTTTAAGGCTACAgaccagccccagcctgcttccagctgagccagtgctgcctcagTCCACCCATGAcctctgctgccatccctgggctgctgtcCCCATTCTGCCCCAGAACAGCCAGAtcccaggggctctgagcacagGAGGCTTCTCCTTCCCGTCCGTACAGCTGACACAGGTGGGCTCACACCCAGGGGCTGGTTCTGTCCCACCTTGTTGGATGTGGCCATGCCTCTTgtctgtgtgtgcgtgtgtgcaCAGGATGCTGCATTCCAGAGAgctggatacacacacacactcttaAAACAGTCATGGAATCTTGGAATAGTTTGGTtagaaagggaccttaaaggtcaccTCATtcagcccctgccatggacagggacgccttccactatttcaggttgctccaagccctgttcaacctggccttagacacttccagggatccaggggcagccacagcttctccaggcaccctgtgccagggcctcaccaccccctGAGTAAAAACTCCTTCCCAGCGCCTCATCCCAATCTCCCCTCCTCTAGGTTTAacccattcctccttgtcctgtcatgGCCTGCCCATGCAAAAAGCCGCTCTCGCTCTCCCCCACTGTTATAACCTGCTTCAATGCAAGGGGCACTGAGGTTTCCCTGGAGCCCTCCCCAGGCTGAAGAATGAATGTGAACAGCACagcagatggacagacagagcAGGGACTCTGCGAGCCTGCGGGTGCACTGAGCAGGGCTGAACACACGGGTAATGGTGAACACAGAAACTTTACTTCAACACCTCAGTCACGTCAGCATCGCTGTGGCTGCAGCGCAGCAGCGTGGGCAGGACAGAGAAGCCTCTGGCCCCGAGGCTGCCTTGGAGCTGCCGTGATCCACTGTAGCCCTGGATcctgctcatcctgctgctgctcaggcttTTTGTCCTTCTAAAACTGCAGGAAC encodes:
- the LOC131082651 gene encoding nucleoside diphosphate kinase 6-like isoform X2, which translates into the protein MAAPARRLQLTLALLKPDAVAHPLVCEAVHAAILRHRFLIVRAKEVRCGAEQSRRFYREHAGRFFYQRLVEFMASGPMWAYILAHENAVPLWRSLMGPTKVFRARHSDPDSIRGAYGLTDTRNTTHGSDSAASASREIAFFFPEFDEQRWYEQEEPRLRRGQLLHGTQERLPGAQPAQVQIQGSAGHHCCPCPQQCPEWICSGSCVSSHRSESCCPQCC
- the LOC131082651 gene encoding nucleoside diphosphate kinase 6-like isoform X1 — its product is MAAPARRLQLTLALLKPDAVAHPLVCEAVHAAILRHRFLIVRAKEVRCGAEQSRRFYREHAGRFFYQRLVEFMASGPMWAYILAHENAVPLWRSLMGPTKVFRARHSDPDSIRGAYGLTDTRNTTHGSDSAASASREIAFFFPEFDEQRWYEQEEPRLRRGQLLHGTQERLPGAQPAQVTPVSGQGRLCWPGSPGHTLLGSRHRAVLRAGERAGGKQPCAAWEQIIAVTGRCWGL
- the LOC131082480 gene encoding rab-like protein 2A is translated as MATAAEEQGRAAAREEAPDGNGARDGARDEAAAGAEETVKIICLGDSAVGKSKLLERFLLDGFQPQQLSTFALTLYQHRARVGGQDVRVDFWDTAGQERFRSMHASYYHQAHACIMVFDVQRKVTYKNLNNWYKELREFRPEIPCIVVANKIDADMKVTQKSFNFARKFSLPFYFVSAADGTNVVKLFNDAIRLAVAYKQQSGDFMDEVLRELESFDLQNTSKDLPDKGKSCTEEEPSSA